One genomic segment of Paenibacillus durus includes these proteins:
- a CDS encoding glycosyltransferase family 32 protein — translation MNSSTKIPKVVHYCWFGRGEKPGKLQKCIKSWHKHLPGFEFVEWNEDNFDVTVNRYVKEAYEHRKYAFVSDYARLHALYTCGGIYMDTDVEVIRPLDRFLELEAFSGFEDGHFLQSGTMGAVAGHPWIKELLDYYEGRSFLLPDGSLDTTTNTAVISEICIRHGLELNGKYQVTENGVTFYPRTYFSPYDYINGGSYLSEESYTIHHFAQSWLPLHVRIRSGVKRTVSRVVGPENIARMRKIFS, via the coding sequence ATGAATTCTTCGACGAAGATCCCCAAGGTTGTCCATTACTGCTGGTTCGGCCGCGGTGAGAAGCCGGGAAAGCTTCAAAAATGCATCAAAAGTTGGCATAAGCATTTGCCTGGGTTTGAATTCGTGGAATGGAACGAGGATAACTTCGACGTTACGGTTAACCGGTATGTGAAGGAAGCCTATGAACACCGGAAATATGCGTTTGTCAGCGATTATGCCCGGCTGCACGCTTTATACACCTGCGGCGGAATCTATATGGATACGGATGTTGAAGTGATCAGGCCGCTGGACCGCTTTCTGGAGCTGGAGGCTTTCTCAGGGTTTGAGGATGGGCATTTTCTGCAATCGGGCACGATGGGGGCGGTCGCCGGACACCCCTGGATCAAGGAGCTGCTGGATTATTACGAGGGCCGGAGCTTTCTCCTGCCGGACGGCTCGCTGGATACGACGACCAACACGGCGGTGATCAGCGAAATCTGTATACGGCACGGTCTGGAACTTAACGGAAAGTATCAGGTGACAGAGAACGGAGTAACCTTCTATCCCCGGACTTACTTTAGTCCGTACGATTATATCAATGGCGGAAGCTACCTGAGCGAGGAGAGCTATACGATTCATCATTTTGCGCAGTCCTGGCTTCCGCTTCATGTCCGGATAAGGAGCGGCGTAAAGCGGACGGTCAGCCGGGTAGTCGGGCCGGAGAATATTGCAAGAATGAGGAAGATATTCTCATAG
- a CDS encoding sugar transferase — protein sequence MKRAFDLAVSLALLIVLSPVIAGTALLVRLKLGSPILFKQTRPGLHGKPFHVYKFRTMTDERDDTGQLLSDHIRLTPFGQFLRKYSLDELPQLWNVVNGDISLVGPRPLLMSYLQLYTEEQARRHLVKPGITGWAQVNGRNAISWEEKFKLDTWYVDHYSFALDLKILVMTLLKVVRSEGISSGNHVTMPVFQGGVNKEEGSRG from the coding sequence ATGAAAAGAGCGTTTGATCTGGCGGTATCGCTGGCCTTGTTGATTGTGCTGTCGCCCGTTATCGCGGGAACGGCATTGCTGGTGCGGTTAAAGCTCGGTTCACCGATCCTGTTCAAGCAGACAAGGCCCGGACTCCATGGTAAACCATTTCATGTCTATAAATTCAGGACGATGACGGACGAGAGGGACGATACGGGTCAGCTTCTGTCCGATCATATCCGCCTTACCCCATTCGGGCAATTCCTTCGAAAATACAGCCTGGATGAACTTCCCCAATTGTGGAATGTGGTTAACGGCGATATTAGCCTGGTCGGTCCAAGGCCCCTGCTCATGAGTTATTTGCAGCTGTACACGGAGGAGCAGGCCCGCCGCCATCTGGTCAAGCCGGGAATTACCGGATGGGCGCAGGTGAACGGACGAAACGCGATTTCCTGGGAAGAGAAATTTAAGCTTGATACGTGGTATGTCGATCATTACAGCTTCGCTCTGGATCTGAAGATCTTGGTCATGACCCTGCTTAAAGTCGTCAGATCGGAAGGCATCAGCAGCGGAAATCACGTCACTATGCCCGTATTTCAGGGGGGCGTAAATAAAGAAGAGGGAAGTCGAGGTTGA
- a CDS encoding aminotransferase class I/II-fold pyridoxal phosphate-dependent enzyme, translating into MRVANERIFLSPPHMSGREQLYINEAFVTNWIAPLGPNVDAFEREIAEYTGAGGAVALSSGTAAIHIALCLLGVGPGDRVFCSSFTFVASANPVCYAGAEPVFIDSEPQTWNMSPEALERALEEADREGCLPKAVIVVHLYGQSAKMKEIMSLCGRYDVPIIEDAAESLGSTYEGKASGTLGKFGIYSFNGNKIITTSGGGMLVSDDEEALAKARFLATQARDQAPHYQHSVMGYNYRLSNLLAGVGRAQLQVLDERVEARRAVFENYREAFGGLKGVEFMPELPGTRSNRWLTTLTIDEEENGVKISDLLKALADDNIEARPLWKPLHLQPIFERARFYPHSETLCVSEQLFRSGICLPSGSSMTLEQQQRVIDCIQRSLGKVANPAR; encoded by the coding sequence ATGAGGGTGGCAAATGAACGGATTTTTCTGTCTCCGCCCCATATGAGCGGACGGGAGCAGCTATATATTAATGAAGCATTCGTGACGAACTGGATTGCGCCGCTCGGCCCCAATGTCGACGCTTTCGAAAGGGAGATTGCCGAATATACGGGCGCGGGCGGAGCGGTTGCCCTGAGCTCAGGTACGGCCGCCATCCATATTGCACTCTGTCTGCTTGGCGTCGGGCCCGGGGATCGGGTATTTTGCTCAAGTTTCACTTTCGTAGCGAGTGCCAATCCTGTATGTTATGCCGGAGCCGAGCCGGTATTCATCGATTCCGAGCCTCAGACCTGGAACATGTCGCCCGAAGCGCTGGAGAGGGCGCTTGAAGAGGCAGACCGGGAGGGCTGTTTGCCCAAGGCGGTGATCGTCGTTCATTTGTACGGGCAGAGCGCCAAGATGAAGGAAATCATGTCCTTATGCGGCCGCTATGATGTGCCGATTATTGAGGATGCCGCAGAATCGCTGGGCTCCACCTATGAAGGCAAGGCGAGCGGTACCCTTGGCAAGTTCGGTATTTACTCGTTCAACGGCAACAAGATCATTACGACCTCCGGCGGCGGCATGCTTGTATCCGATGATGAAGAGGCGCTAGCCAAGGCGCGCTTCCTGGCGACCCAGGCGAGAGATCAAGCTCCGCATTACCAGCACAGCGTCATGGGCTATAATTACAGGCTCAGCAATCTGCTGGCAGGCGTGGGCAGAGCCCAGCTTCAGGTTCTGGATGAACGGGTTGAGGCCAGAAGAGCGGTATTTGAGAACTACCGTGAGGCTTTCGGAGGCTTGAAGGGCGTGGAGTTCATGCCGGAATTGCCGGGTACGCGCTCGAACCGTTGGCTGACCACGCTTACGATTGACGAAGAGGAGAACGGGGTCAAGATAAGCGATCTGCTGAAGGCGCTGGCCGACGATAATATTGAAGCAAGACCCTTGTGGAAGCCGCTTCATCTTCAGCCGATCTTCGAGCGCGCGCGCTTCTATCCGCATAGCGAGACGCTCTGCGTATCCGAGCAGCTGTTCAGGTCCGGCATTTGTCTTCCTTCCGGCTCCAGCATGACTCTGGAGCAGCAGCAGCGGGTGATTGACTGCATTCAGCGCTCGCTGGGGAAGGTAGCGAACCCTGCCCGTTAG
- a CDS encoding acetyltransferase has protein sequence MKNIVVFGAGGHAKAVIDAIEREGRYRIFGLLDSYKAAGSEIYGYRVLGNEHYIADHRENIHGGIVAIGDNWTRASIVARIAYLYPGFPFVTAVHPGAWIARGAELGQGTVVMAGAIVNSDTVIGEHCVLYPKASVDHDSRIGNYVTLAPGATTGGNVTVGEYSVLSLGANVIHSVSVGAHTVIGAGATVLSDIGGYAVAYGTPAVIVRSRTAGERYL, from the coding sequence TTGAAAAACATCGTCGTATTCGGCGCGGGGGGACATGCCAAAGCGGTAATCGACGCCATTGAGCGGGAAGGACGATACCGGATCTTCGGTCTGCTCGACAGCTACAAAGCCGCCGGCTCCGAAATTTACGGTTATCGGGTTCTTGGAAACGAACACTATATCGCCGATCATCGGGAGAACATCCACGGGGGCATCGTAGCCATCGGGGATAATTGGACCCGGGCCAGCATTGTCGCCCGCATCGCCTACCTCTATCCGGGCTTCCCCTTCGTCACCGCTGTCCATCCGGGCGCCTGGATCGCCAGGGGAGCGGAACTCGGTCAAGGCACCGTTGTGATGGCGGGGGCCATCGTTAACAGCGATACCGTAATCGGCGAACACTGCGTGCTGTATCCGAAGGCTTCGGTCGATCATGACAGCCGGATCGGGAATTACGTTACATTGGCTCCTGGCGCCACGACGGGCGGGAACGTGACGGTCGGAGAATACAGCGTTCTCTCCCTGGGAGCGAACGTTATTCACTCTGTCAGTGTGGGAGCGCATACCGTCATTGGGGCGGGGGCCACCGTTCTTTCCGATATTGGCGGTTACGCCGTAGCTTACGGGACGCCCGCCGTCATCGTCAGATCGCGCACAGCTGGTGAACGGTATTTGTAA
- a CDS encoding nucleotidyltransferase domain-containing protein, which produces MRNPFALKTEVLSTEMHLLLALLAAENGEDLPVRRPELFRGMDWESFIELAMHHRVYPNLYPKLKNLGKDVVPSRVISCLYNYYSRNTFQMLHLSGEMEFIGGELERKNIRALFLKGPVIAKDLYGDISLRTSCDLDLLIPLTELDAAESLLAGLGYVKDDYIHTVLNDWKWRHHHTTFTHPNKGIKVELHWRLNPAPSGEPDFEELWSRRRISDLTRQPISYLGQEDLFLFLVSHGARHGWSRLRWLLDIKQLLLQQPDAGQLTALLRKYHYYHVGGQALALAGGLLDAEIAGGLRSMECAPKSRAMAQQAMFYLERMINLHSIPVPEDVASYHKRHQFALLAPIQKFKFILSFLFPYPEDAETLPLPKNLHFLYFPLRPFLWAWRKTVGVQK; this is translated from the coding sequence ATGAGAAATCCATTTGCTCTGAAGACGGAAGTCCTGTCAACCGAAATGCATCTTCTTCTGGCGCTTCTTGCCGCGGAGAATGGGGAGGATTTGCCTGTCCGCCGTCCGGAGCTGTTCCGCGGGATGGACTGGGAATCGTTTATCGAGCTGGCTATGCATCACCGAGTGTACCCTAATCTTTATCCCAAGCTGAAAAATTTGGGGAAGGACGTGGTGCCGTCCAGAGTAATCAGCTGTCTTTATAACTACTACAGCCGAAATACGTTTCAGATGCTTCATTTGAGCGGTGAAATGGAGTTTATTGGAGGAGAGCTGGAACGAAAGAATATCCGCGCGCTCTTTCTGAAAGGGCCGGTCATTGCCAAGGATCTCTACGGGGATATATCTCTGCGAACCTCCTGTGATCTCGATCTCCTGATCCCGCTTACCGAACTGGACGCGGCGGAGTCCTTGCTGGCCGGTCTGGGTTATGTTAAGGACGATTATATCCATACCGTCCTTAACGATTGGAAGTGGAGACATCATCATACGACCTTTACCCATCCGAACAAGGGGATCAAAGTGGAGCTCCACTGGAGGCTTAATCCCGCTCCTTCCGGAGAACCTGACTTTGAAGAGCTGTGGAGCCGCAGGCGGATTAGCGATCTGACCCGGCAGCCAATCTCCTATTTGGGGCAGGAGGACCTGTTCCTGTTTCTCGTCTCCCACGGGGCGAGGCACGGATGGTCAAGGCTGCGGTGGCTGCTGGATATTAAACAGCTATTGCTTCAACAGCCGGATGCCGGGCAATTGACCGCTCTGCTCCGCAAATATCATTACTACCATGTAGGCGGGCAGGCGTTGGCGCTGGCCGGCGGACTGCTGGACGCCGAAATTGCAGGTGGGCTTCGCAGCATGGAATGTGCCCCGAAGTCGCGGGCAATGGCGCAGCAGGCGATGTTCTACTTGGAACGGATGATCAATCTGCATTCCATCCCCGTTCCGGAGGATGTGGCTTCCTATCATAAGCGGCATCAATTTGCGCTGCTTGCGCCGATTCAGAAGTTCAAGTTCATCCTGAGCTTTCTGTTTCCCTATCCGGAGGATGCGGAAACGCTTCCGCTGCCGAAAAATTTGCATTTTCTATATTTCCCCCTGCGTCCCTTTTTATGGGCGTGGAGAAAAACGGTAGGTGTGCAGAAATGA
- a CDS encoding glycosyltransferase, whose translation MKKLLIASYDMEVGGVERSLAGMLNHFDYRSYAVDLMLYRHTGEFMELLPSAAKLLPEQPPYATFRKSIYEVFRSGHFMIGLGRLLSRLHASAVGKRKGLKELGYLQMQLMWKYILPFLPRLDPEYDAAISYLWPHDFVADKVSARTKIAWIHTDYSTVETDVNMDLKMWDKFDRIVAVSEACKESFLAKYGSLENKVIVIENMTSPEFIRSMAVKESAGDMARDPRFKLVTVARLSHAKGIDNAVRALKLLKDRGYDDIAWYVVGYGGDEELIQGLIAESGLEDQFILLGKQINPYPYIHCGDLYVQPSRYEGKAVTVTEAKILGKPVLITDYTTSRSQVTDGVDGRITALSVEGIADGIEELYLQSGVREKLADHCRKTDYGNSLELEKLYRCMDETDAKEGVLSAV comes from the coding sequence ATGAAGAAGCTGCTGATCGCCTCATATGATATGGAAGTTGGCGGAGTGGAGCGCAGTCTGGCAGGCATGCTTAACCATTTTGACTACCGCTCCTATGCCGTCGACCTCATGCTGTATCGTCACACCGGAGAATTTATGGAACTGCTGCCGTCAGCGGCGAAGCTTCTTCCCGAGCAGCCGCCCTATGCGACGTTCCGCAAGTCTATATATGAAGTCTTCCGCAGCGGACATTTCATGATCGGGCTGGGCCGGCTCTTATCCAGACTGCATGCTTCAGCGGTGGGCAAGAGGAAAGGGCTTAAGGAATTAGGGTACCTCCAAATGCAGTTGATGTGGAAATACATCCTTCCTTTTCTTCCCCGTCTGGACCCGGAATATGATGCCGCCATCAGCTATTTGTGGCCGCATGATTTTGTCGCTGACAAAGTGTCGGCAAGAACGAAGATCGCCTGGATTCATACGGATTACTCCACGGTTGAAACAGATGTGAACATGGATTTGAAGATGTGGGACAAGTTCGACCGCATTGTGGCGGTATCTGAAGCCTGCAAGGAGTCTTTTTTAGCGAAATATGGGAGTCTTGAAAATAAGGTGATCGTCATCGAGAATATGACCTCGCCGGAATTTATCCGATCCATGGCTGTAAAAGAATCCGCCGGTGATATGGCGCGGGACCCGCGCTTCAAGCTTGTTACGGTGGCGAGACTGTCGCATGCCAAAGGAATCGACAACGCGGTCAGAGCGCTCAAGCTGCTAAAGGACCGGGGATATGACGACATCGCCTGGTATGTGGTTGGTTACGGCGGTGACGAGGAATTGATCCAGGGACTGATCGCAGAGTCCGGCCTTGAGGACCAATTTATTCTCCTGGGCAAGCAGATCAATCCTTATCCGTATATCCACTGCGGGGATCTGTACGTCCAGCCCTCGCGTTACGAGGGGAAGGCGGTCACGGTTACGGAAGCCAAGATTCTCGGAAAGCCGGTGCTGATTACCGATTACACGACATCCCGCAGTCAGGTGACGGACGGAGTTGACGGCAGGATCACAGCCTTGTCAGTAGAGGGAATCGCGGACGGCATAGAGGAGCTTTACCTCCAGTCTGGCGTGCGAGAGAAGCTGGCCGATCACTGCCGGAAAACCGATTACGGCAATAGCCTTGAACTGGAGAAGCTGTACCGCTGTATGGACGAGACGGATGCGAAGGAGGGTGTTCTCAGTGCGGTATAA
- a CDS encoding glycosyltransferase family 2 protein — protein MRYNVSVIIPVFNAEPYLAECIRSLQAQTLTECEFIFVNDGSVDGSRAIIEAAMRDDLRIRLINQENQGVSMARNRGLAIATGEYVGFVDADDYIESDMYSTLYGLAALEGCDAVVSNLESEIDGRPVVTRYPFDQGRLLDREFIQTEILPHFLKCDDLNTSVNKIYKRSVIFGHSIKFPEKVALGEDALFNIHFFARAASMRYIDYTGYHYREVQGSATRNILEKDYFGQALRIYHTEPPGIYREILSEPLIKRLKAIRFIKTAMACIYIYLKPSKTVKFSQRYRYISQLINNPHVREALPLYCEAEFGQLGRFEKATIMMIRTRLTLGLVGIAAYSRLRNA, from the coding sequence GTGCGGTATAATGTCAGCGTTATTATTCCAGTATTTAACGCGGAGCCTTATCTTGCCGAGTGCATCCGGTCCCTTCAAGCCCAGACACTTACGGAGTGTGAGTTCATCTTTGTTAACGACGGCTCTGTGGATGGCAGCCGGGCGATCATCGAAGCCGCGATGAGGGATGATTTGCGTATCCGGCTAATTAACCAGGAGAACCAGGGGGTAAGCATGGCGCGAAACCGGGGTCTGGCGATCGCCACGGGGGAATATGTCGGCTTCGTTGACGCTGATGATTACATCGAAAGCGATATGTACAGCACGCTGTACGGTCTGGCGGCGCTTGAGGGCTGCGATGCCGTGGTCTCCAATCTGGAGAGCGAGATTGACGGGCGGCCGGTCGTGACCCGCTATCCTTTTGACCAAGGAAGGCTGCTGGACAGAGAATTTATCCAAACGGAAATCCTGCCCCATTTTTTGAAATGCGATGATCTCAATACGTCTGTCAACAAAATATACAAGCGGAGCGTCATTTTCGGGCATTCTATCAAGTTTCCGGAAAAGGTGGCCTTGGGCGAGGATGCGCTGTTCAATATTCACTTTTTTGCCCGGGCAGCTTCTATGAGATATATCGATTACACGGGTTATCACTATAGAGAGGTGCAGGGGAGTGCCACCAGAAATATTCTGGAAAAAGATTACTTCGGCCAGGCCCTCCGGATTTATCATACGGAACCGCCGGGAATATACAGAGAGATCCTGTCCGAGCCTCTCATTAAGCGTTTGAAAGCCATCCGCTTTATCAAGACGGCCATGGCCTGCATTTACATTTATTTGAAGCCTTCCAAGACGGTTAAATTCAGTCAAAGGTATCGCTACATAAGCCAATTAATCAACAACCCTCACGTAAGGGAGGCGCTGCCCTTGTACTGCGAAGCGGAATTTGGACAGCTGGGCAGGTTCGAGAAGGCGACCATAATGATGATCCGCACCAGATTGACACTGGGCCTCGTAGGCATAGCCGCTTACAGCAGGCTGAGAAACGCCTAA
- a CDS encoding polysaccharide pyruvyl transferase family protein — protein MKIMMFAHGGSLNRGCEAIVRSSTQMIKENISGARVFLASEQPDTDRAIPSLDGIYDGSKSEIAKPSLNWIMSAVRFKLLKDESYATGIIEQNTISRIKDVDVCLSIGGDNYCYGEQPGWYEIDRRVKRQGKKLVLWGCSIGEEDMTDRKLEDLKLFDLILARESLTYNMLREQGLRNVELCADPAFTMEKEELPLPDGWQPGNTIGVNFSPLVSSRNKQAGSAVRELLSHILKTTDMTIALTPHVMVDGNNDYELLRLFHEEFKDTGRVILLPDHLTAVQYKGYIARMRFFIGARTHATIAAYSNFVPTMVLGYSVKSKGIAKDLFGEEKLVLGIKEISSGGNLIAKFSEMLVEEEEIKAALRQSVPRIQQMSYKAVDYLKELA, from the coding sequence ATGAAAATTATGATGTTTGCGCATGGCGGCAGCTTAAATCGGGGATGCGAGGCGATTGTCCGCTCCTCCACGCAAATGATCAAGGAGAACATCAGCGGAGCAAGGGTATTCCTGGCATCCGAGCAGCCGGATACCGACCGGGCCATTCCGAGCCTGGACGGAATTTACGACGGGTCCAAGTCGGAGATCGCCAAGCCTTCGCTGAACTGGATTATGTCTGCGGTCCGGTTCAAGCTCCTTAAGGATGAGTCCTATGCCACCGGGATCATTGAACAGAACACGATCAGCCGGATCAAGGACGTCGATGTGTGCTTGTCCATCGGGGGAGATAATTACTGCTACGGCGAGCAGCCGGGCTGGTATGAGATCGACCGCAGAGTCAAGCGGCAGGGCAAGAAGCTGGTGCTGTGGGGCTGCTCAATTGGAGAGGAAGATATGACGGACAGGAAGCTTGAGGATCTAAAGCTGTTCGATCTGATTCTGGCCCGCGAAAGCCTGACGTACAATATGCTGCGGGAACAGGGCCTCCGAAATGTAGAGCTGTGCGCCGATCCGGCCTTTACGATGGAGAAGGAGGAGCTTCCGCTTCCTGACGGCTGGCAGCCCGGGAATACGATAGGCGTTAACTTTAGCCCGCTCGTCAGCAGCCGCAACAAGCAGGCGGGCTCGGCGGTGCGCGAGCTGCTGTCGCATATTCTGAAGACGACGGACATGACGATTGCGCTGACCCCGCATGTGATGGTGGACGGCAACAACGACTATGAGCTATTACGGTTATTCCATGAGGAATTTAAAGACACCGGCAGAGTCATCCTGCTTCCCGATCATCTCACGGCGGTTCAATATAAAGGTTATATTGCACGGATGAGATTCTTCATCGGGGCCCGAACCCATGCAACCATTGCGGCATATTCCAATTTTGTTCCGACCATGGTGCTTGGGTACAGCGTCAAGTCCAAGGGGATTGCGAAAGATCTGTTCGGCGAGGAGAAGCTGGTGCTCGGTATTAAGGAGATTTCCAGCGGCGGCAATTTGATTGCTAAATTTAGTGAAATGCTGGTAGAAGAAGAAGAGATCAAGGCGGCGCTAAGGCAATCCGTGCCCCGAATTCAGCAAATGTCCTATAAAGCGGTCGACTACTTGAAAGAGCTCGCCTAG
- a CDS encoding glycosyltransferase: protein MRKKLLFVIPSLTSGGGERSLINLLSQIDYNAYEVDLFLLNHEGLFMEFIPPEVNVLPVPKQYSRFVLPLPKAVLKLLLAGHFTLVYHRLMFSLKSRGAGNDSVKEQYSWKHLARFFQILPQQYDTAIGFLEKTSIYFCVEKAVAKSKIGWIHIDYDKLGMDPAFDARYFEQLQHLVTVSEECANILVKRFPEQDHKVNVIHNIVSPVLIKQLAMQNPPDDFSGNEDGINILSIGRLHPQKAFELAIEACKELVDKGYNVRWSIIGDGEERQKLTAMIRHYGLQDHFRLLGLRSNPYPYIQRADLYAQTSRFEGKSIAIDEAKILKKPIVVTNFSTARDQIRHGFDGLIVDMNPSAIAAGIEQLIADRGLRARLSDNLGQLELGTEDEIYKFYNLLA, encoded by the coding sequence ATGAGAAAAAAACTCCTATTTGTTATACCGAGTCTGACTTCCGGCGGCGGCGAACGGAGTTTGATCAATTTGCTGAGCCAAATCGACTATAACGCGTATGAGGTTGACCTTTTCTTGTTGAATCACGAAGGACTGTTTATGGAGTTTATACCGCCGGAAGTGAATGTGCTGCCCGTCCCTAAGCAATACAGCCGCTTTGTCCTGCCCCTTCCCAAGGCTGTGCTGAAGCTGCTGTTGGCGGGGCATTTTACACTGGTGTATCACCGCCTCATGTTCAGCCTGAAAAGCCGGGGCGCTGGCAATGACTCCGTGAAAGAGCAGTACAGCTGGAAGCACCTGGCGCGCTTTTTCCAGATTCTCCCCCAGCAGTATGATACGGCGATCGGTTTCCTTGAGAAGACTTCGATCTATTTCTGTGTCGAGAAGGCCGTGGCCAAGAGCAAAATCGGCTGGATTCATATTGACTACGATAAGCTCGGGATGGACCCCGCCTTTGACGCACGCTATTTCGAGCAGCTGCAGCATTTGGTTACGGTATCGGAAGAATGCGCCAACATATTGGTCAAAAGATTCCCTGAGCAGGACCACAAGGTCAATGTGATTCATAATATTGTGTCCCCGGTGCTGATCAAACAGCTTGCCATGCAGAATCCGCCCGATGATTTCAGCGGCAATGAGGATGGGATTAACATTCTATCCATCGGCCGGCTGCACCCGCAAAAAGCCTTCGAGCTGGCCATAGAAGCCTGCAAAGAGCTGGTTGATAAAGGCTACAACGTCCGTTGGAGCATCATTGGCGATGGTGAGGAACGGCAAAAGCTGACCGCTATGATCCGCCATTACGGGCTTCAGGATCATTTCAGGCTGCTGGGGCTCCGCTCCAATCCGTATCCTTATATCCAGAGGGCCGATCTGTACGCCCAAACCTCCCGGTTCGAGGGCAAATCCATCGCAATCGATGAGGCGAAAATATTAAAGAAACCGATCGTGGTCACCAACTTCAGCACCGCCAGAGATCAAATCCGCCACGGCTTCGACGGGCTGATCGTGGACATGAATCCGTCCGCCATCGCGGCGGGAATCGAGCAGCTCATCGCGGACCGGGGCCTGCGAGCCCGGTTGTCGGATAATCTGGGGCAGCTTGAGCTTGGGACCGAGGATGAAATTTATAAGTTCTACAATTTACTCGCATAG
- a CDS encoding glycosyltransferase, with protein sequence MSGKKKLLFVMNSLVCGGAEKSLISLLQSIDYSRCDVDLLLFKHEGLFMNKIPDQVRLLDAPPRYKYFDMSIKKALKNCLAEGKPGLAIARVRAGFLFKKESHPARREQLLWKYSSKSLPQLSVEYDAAIGYMENSPIRYVVDKVVKARKKIGFIHNDYDKLGMNPELDDKYFSQLDCIATVSEECVQILKDRFPAYKEKIALMHNIVSPSAITEMSSDESPIQKREQTTIVSVGRLNYQKGFSMAVEACELLVRERYDIRWYIVGEGEERGSLERLIREKGLQDILILTGLRENPYPYIKQCDIYVQTSLFEGRCLTITEAKILHKPIVSTDFEVIYDQLTDGHNGLIVGRDAHSIYSGVKKLIDNEGLRERFIGNLEHEELGTEDEVHKLYQWIS encoded by the coding sequence ATGAGCGGGAAAAAGAAGCTGCTGTTCGTCATGAATAGTCTCGTCTGCGGAGGCGCGGAGAAGTCGCTCATTTCATTGCTCCAATCCATCGATTATTCCCGCTGCGATGTGGATCTGCTGCTGTTCAAGCACGAGGGCCTCTTTATGAATAAGATCCCGGATCAAGTCCGCCTTCTGGATGCTCCTCCCAGGTACAAATATTTTGATATGTCCATCAAAAAGGCGCTGAAGAACTGCCTCGCCGAAGGCAAGCCGGGTCTGGCTATAGCGCGGGTCAGAGCGGGATTTCTGTTCAAAAAGGAGAGCCATCCGGCCAGACGGGAGCAGCTGCTGTGGAAATACAGCTCAAAGTCGCTTCCGCAGCTATCCGTGGAATACGATGCCGCCATCGGATATATGGAGAATTCGCCTATTCGCTATGTGGTGGATAAAGTGGTGAAGGCTCGTAAGAAGATCGGGTTCATTCATAATGACTACGATAAGCTCGGCATGAACCCGGAGCTGGATGACAAGTATTTCAGCCAATTGGACTGCATTGCAACCGTATCCGAAGAATGCGTGCAAATTCTGAAAGACCGGTTTCCCGCCTATAAGGAGAAAATCGCGCTGATGCATAATATCGTGTCTCCCTCCGCCATTACCGAGATGTCTTCCGATGAGAGCCCGATTCAGAAGCGGGAACAAACAACAATTGTCTCTGTCGGCAGGCTGAACTATCAAAAAGGCTTCAGCATGGCCGTAGAGGCCTGCGAGCTGCTTGTCCGGGAACGGTATGATATCCGTTGGTACATCGTTGGCGAGGGGGAGGAAAGAGGGAGCCTGGAGCGTCTGATCCGGGAGAAGGGGCTGCAGGATATTCTAATCCTTACGGGGCTTCGGGAGAATCCGTATCCTTACATCAAGCAGTGCGACATCTATGTGCAGACCTCCTTGTTCGAGGGCCGCTGCCTGACGATAACGGAAGCCAAGATCCTGCACAAGCCGATTGTCTCGACTGATTTTGAAGTCATCTATGATCAATTGACGGATGGACATAATGGACTCATCGTGGGCAGGGACGCCCATTCCATATACTCCGGCGTCAAGAAGCTGATCGATAATGAAGGATTGAGGGAGCGGTTCATCGGCAATCTGGAGCATGAAGAGCTGGGAACAGAGGACGAAGTCCATAAATTGTACCAGTGGATAAGCTAG